The genomic DNA GGCCGGTCAGGTCTGTCTCCATCTCTGATGCTACTATGCCCTTTGTTGGCAGCTTAGCTGAAACTGAATTTCACCATTACTAtctaatatgtacataagtccACTGTCCACTTTCTGACACAAACCTCTACCAATGCTGTTTCTCCACCGACTCTATTCGAAATGTacagttttttttgctgtttcgtTTTCAGTTCTTCTTGTTTATTGTGCTCAGCCTCTCCCACTCTGTTCGGTGTTTTCGTTGTCCAGCGGCGCGCTTGCGTTTCCAACTTCCCCTTAGAACGAATATAAAATAACTGCGCAGCTGAGCAGAAATAGCGTTcaaggaaaagagagaaacagaggagcgtaaaatgagcaaaagtgtacatatgtatgtacatacttatgtatgtatgtttgtatgtgtgaatATGTAAGTGGAAGTGCCGCTCTATTTAACAAGCTAGAGACGTTTCTTTGTCTCTATTCCTCATTAGGATTATATTAAAAAGGCATTCCATTGTGAAAatcctacatatgtatgtgcttgAATACatgaaatacataaatatgtatgtatgtatgtacatatgtatttatctttTTTGTGCTAAGGTCAGCTGTAATATAAGGAGcatgtggggtgtgtgtgcgttacATCTTCTGTACACTGTATGCACTGCGCAAAAGACTTTTTATCAGTCTAACAATCTGTTTCTGGCagtaatttacatatgtatgtacatacatatgtaggtgtCAATGCAATGTTTTGGATTGCTTTTCCATGGTTGCGAGATTCCCTCGCattattttaaacatttccaAAATGATTTCTCGGATTTCAGCTCTTTATTCGTTTTTATTAGTTTTCGGAATTTGAAGTCCTATTTCCTTTTTGTACAACTGCTGAGATTGGAAGGGAATATCAGCCTTTCTGAAATATCCACAAAAAGTATACATACGTTATAATTTATGGCAATAATTTAGAGTATCCAAGAACGCTTCAGCTTTTTTCTTTGGGTGCATTTTAGGTCTGGCACCGTTGGGAATACTTCTCCATTTCTTCTTTGCTGACCCAGTTACTAAATTCactaaaaaaaatcaacaaaattagTTCGGATGCTACAGATACATATTACTACAAATACATACGGCAAGAAGCAATCATCCCGACGAGGTGCATAAGTTTTGTTGGGATCCATGGGAATGAAGTAGTAACCATTTGCAAACGGTCGGCCCATGGCTGCCCATTCGGCGGGCGGACAGTAGAAGGCGGCTGCCTTCGCTGCTAGTTCTTCATGCGATTCACTTGCATGCGAATCGATAGCTGGCTCATCTTTAATCAATCGAGTGCTTGTTGGTGATGAGGTTAACTCCAAAGCGGTTGCTGTAAATTCGCTGATCGGGCAATAATTGGAAGGAGGATCGACATTCTGCAGCTCCCCCCCGTCCGCCATTAACTCTCCGCTGGATGGATAACATTCGACGACTGGCTCTGCATTGGTCAGCTCAGTACTACTTTCTGTGAGAGTTGACTCCGATGTGGATGCTGCGGATGAACAGGGGGACGGTGGTGCTTTTGGAAGTTCAAACAGACGGAAATTGTGTTTTTGTCTCATGTGACGAGTTAAAAAGCCTTCACGTCTGTAGGCCTTATTGCATATCTTGCATACGAAATTCGCCGCCGCTGCTTTTCTCGCATTGCAGCGCTTATGGTGATGTTCCAGTTCCTGGGAGGAACTTAGCTTGATTTTGCAAAACTGGCATTCAAAGGATACCTCACGTGGACGTCCTGTCTTTAAACATGAATTATTAAATGATGGAACAAGCGGTGGCGTTGAATGAGCGCTTGAAAAGCGAACGTTGGTCGGATCTAGGAAAGGCTGTTGCACAGTTGGTTGTACCGTGGTGACTTGAGATTGCAAACTGCTTAGGTAGATCTTCATGCCATGTTGGATTAGGTGCTCCTTGAGAAGATCTGTGTCGTAAAACCGCTTCTGGCACAGATAGCACGGAATGCAAAGTACCGAGCCAGGTGGAGGACGAATGGGTCCGTTCCCGCTCAGCAGGCTCGAGAGGATAGGCATTGAAGTGTCGGTGGAGGACCACGGCGGTGTGGCTAACGGCATCGGAATGTGCGTCATCGCTGGAGGAATTGGTGGCTGCTTCTCACGGATCGTTTGCTTACTCAGAGCGAAGCATCCGACTATTTCCACATCACTATCGCTATCGTTGGCATCTGCAGTGATTTTAGACATCCTATTTAGTCCGATCTTCGGTTTATCCAGACTAAAGCCCTCGACTATTTCCACATCACTGTCGCTGTTGTCGCCATCTTCAGTTGGTTTCGATTTCTTgagatttaaataaaagttgagaATAGGCCTGATACATTTTCGCGGCTAAAAAAATTACCATTTGCTCCATGCTTTGCAGTTTTTAAGAATTTTCTGGTAACGTGCTCGCGCTGCGACCGACGATGTTGAAATGAGTTTTGAGCCGTCGTCTCTCTTATTCTAAGATTCGCTTCTCATCTTACATTGAAcctgtgtgcgtgagtgtgcgAGAGTCACTTTAGGGTGGTTTCTGTTCGCTATTCTCTTTACGTTTCTTTTGTCTGTCTTCTCCGTTGTTTTCTTCATTTCTGCTGACCCTTGTTTTTGTTATCTCTTTTAGGTCCTTTTTTATACGAAAAACATAAATGaccgtatgtacatacatatgtatgtacatattgctTCTTCACTTTTccgtcttcttttttttactccGGTTTAAGTGTTGACTTGAAAgctgaatacatacatacatatgtatgtatgtacatgtatgtatatgtgcatatgtaggcatgtacatacatatgtacatatctcaaAGTGAAGGAGTAAAATATTAGCTTTATTTCACATAAAGATATTTAAGAGCTATCAGgtacatacatctacatatgtatctgcatatgtgcatatgtatgtatgtacatatacatatgtatgtacatacatacatatctatttGGCAATGGAAATTCCCGGAAAGACCTTTTAGGAAGGGCCGGCGCTGGTAATTCAAAAAGAAAGTGTTACATCAATTATTACAGGTACTGCGGCCTTGACCGAATCCATGTACATACCTGCTTTGGAAGTCAAGaatgttttgtcttttgtcaTTAGACATTGGGCTTTTATTTCTCGATCTTTGACCGCTTTTTATGCTTagaaattacatacatatgtatgtatgtatgtacatacatagtcttatagtctctgagaactagccgacaaacaagacggacagacggacggacggacggacggacagacggacagaaagacatggctcaatcgactcggctattgatgccgatcaagaatatatatactttatggggtcggaaacgtttccttctgtgcgttacaaacaaccgttatccgcacaaatacaatataccctatttactcttcgagtaccgggtataaaaagcggCACAACTTTGTGTGGCTTCTGCACTGCGAGTTCGGCTGTTGTTGTCTCGCTTTCATGACAAAGAcagtgtatatatatatgtatatacatacataagtacatacagtAACTCCATAGCATAATCGGACACTttttcataaaaaaacaaaattcccaACACCGGCCCCAAAAATGTCCATGGCTTCTGCGTTCAGGTTCGTCATATTCAGCTTTTGTTCTCCAGAAAATTGTAATGATTCAGAATAGGTATTTTCGACATTTTTAAGACCATTTGGACCATATGTATGGTACcatggtacatatgtatgtaattatgcCGAGTGTGTTGCTCCCGATTCCCTCCTTTGAAAACTATCGaacgaaataaaattattgttgttgatttatttaaaaattctttattGCTCAAGTAATCCTCAATTGTCCGAtcatattcatttatatttgtttgccCTATCTTTTGGTTATTCCTAAGCCGAATATCGATTTTGATTATTTGCAGTCTTTTTGTCgctttcaatttcagtttttgaAGAGGCCAACATTGGACTAAgagttaacaaaaaaaacacacatatgtacatatgtatgtagatgatGCCAGCATATTAATGCAGTAGCTTCgggttttttgtttcgattgTTTAAATAGTTAGCTTGTAATATTCAGTAATAGTTGAGGGTGCAgacatttcattcaatttgttaTACGGTTCTAACTAGAGTTAAGATTACGATTAAAGTTCtagttaaaataaaattacagaATTACGATTAGACTGATTATGGAGACTATGTACTTATACAATGGCCCAATgcttattaatatttacaaatcATATGTATTCATACTTAATATTTAAGTATTTTAGTATGCATAAATATAGCAACAATCGACACTCCATGCGTTCCATACGTGGCCTGAGATAATCCGTTTGGTGCCCCTGACACTGAAGATGGGGTTATACTATTTACAGAAGTTTTggggagagcggagagcggtgAATTTAAGTGTAGAGGAGTGGACGCCTGACGAAGAACATCCTCGAAATCGCATGAAgtgtttgcttgt from Drosophila subobscura isolate 14011-0131.10 chromosome E, UCBerk_Dsub_1.0, whole genome shotgun sequence includes the following:
- the LOC117891541 gene encoding uncharacterized protein LOC117891541, yielding MEQMKSKPTEDGDNSDSDVEIVEGFSLDKPKIGLNRMSKITADANDSDSDVEIVGCFALSKQTIREKQPPIPPAMTHIPMPLATPPWSSTDTSMPILSSLLSGNGPIRPPPGSVLCIPCYLCQKRFYDTDLLKEHLIQHGMKIYLSSLQSQVTTVQPTVQQPFLDPTNVRFSSAHSTPPLVPSFNNSCLKTGRPREVSFECQFCKIKLSSSQELEHHHKRCNARKAAAANFVCKICNKAYRREGFLTRHMRQKHNFRLFELPKAPPSPCSSAASTSESTLTESSTELTNAEPVVECYPSSGELMADGGELQNVDPPSNYCPISEFTATALELTSSPTSTRLIKDEPAIDSHASESHEELAAKAAAFYCPPAEWAAMGRPFANGYYFIPMDPNKTYAPRRDDCFLPEFSNWVSKEEMEKYSQRCQT